A window from Kluyveromyces lactis strain NRRL Y-1140 chromosome E complete sequence encodes these proteins:
- the EAF6 gene encoding Eaf6p (some similarities with uniprot|P47128 Saccharomyces cerevisiae YJR082C EAF6 Esa1p-associated factor subunit of the NuA4 acetyltransferase complex), which produces MDEQKKEYEKLKKKLRDALVQKKQLEAKWNSLEQEVYDKETEYLSQKPSSRMGNILLGFQGFNKSSSAQQILSDHSHSSNAQPLDDNDRIFSLSSYLFAKQLAASNHQEQTKSND; this is translated from the coding sequence ATGGAcgaacaaaagaaagaatacgagaaactaaagaagaagcttcGAGATGCTTTAGTACAGAAGAAACAACTCGAAGCCAAGTGGAATAGTTTAGAGCAAGAGGTATACGATAAAGAAACAGAGTATCTATCACAGAAACCATCTTCCAGAATGGGGAACATTCTGCTCGGGTTTCAGGGTTTCAACAAGAGCAGTTCTGCGCAGCAGATATTGTCTGACCACTCACATTCGTCAAATGCCCAGCCATTGGACGATAATGATCGCATTTTTTCATTAAGTTCGTACCTTTTTGCAAAACAATTGGCTGCTTCCAatcatcaagaacaaacGAAGTCCAATGATTGA
- the ARP7 gene encoding Arp7p (similar to uniprot|Q75BT7 Ashbya gossypii ACR184C ACR184Cp and weakly similar to uniprot|Q12406 Saccharomyces cerevisiae YPR034W ARP7 Actin-related protein involved in transcriptional regulation subunit of the chromatin remodeling Snf/Swi complex), producing MPTMKSVVIQISQTRVICGFSNQDLPQLIVPSQYLAYKRDGSDVKVFGKWEMIEHCDDESAEIYQLYDKNGLPNDWDMMDAQWQYIFQSLGIQFEDYPVCVVLPSDLNSARRKRFMEQLLGYGFPMVQLLNEAVCNTLSQGRSSGIVVDIGHSGVKVDVVIDGVLFKQYRKENKIGGAFLNWQICDQYLKQDSGKSTKIWRDATEWLPNFKNSMLQVSPIELDANYDVAPHYQHMVSPMDLTKNFLLDKKTLTFTNKQLYTIGELLFKPVIHVSNNANGDVEMADVNDIEKKPHPEKLIGVIGLIRACIQSLLNGVNAMSTAGSNTTGSSTTTGNASSGNQSNNNEDTNIPTHSYTSEQLQSLLLTNILVTGSTSNIQGLEQRILNDVSVSLNDLTTVRPKILFKQTKLDRNFQSWQSATTLCRLPLRESLHAWESIE from the coding sequence ATGCCGACCATGAAGAGTGTGGTGATACAGATCTCGCAGACTAGGGTTATTTGTGGGTTCAGCAACCAAGATTTGCCGCAGTTAATTGTACCATCTCAATATTTGGCCTATAAAAGAGATGGATCGGATGTTAAAGTTTTCGGTAAATGGGAAATGATAGAGCATTGCGACGATGAGAGCGCTGAAATATACCAATTGTACGATAAGAACGGACTTCCAAATGATTGGGATATGATGGATGCTCAATGGCAGtacatctttcaaagccTAGGCATACAGTTCGAAGACTATCCAGTATGTGTTGTCTTACCTTCCGACTTAAACAGTGCGCGTCGTAAGAGATTTATGGAACAACTGTTGGGGTACGGTTTTCCAATGGTCcaacttttgaatgagGCTGTCTGCAACACGTTGAGTCAGGGAAGATCGAGTGGAATTGTGGTGGACATTGGCCACAGTGGAGTGAAAGTGGACGTTGTCATTGATGgtgttcttttcaaacaatACCGCAAGGAGAACAAGATCGGTGGTGCATTCTTAAACTGGCAGATCTGCGATCAATATTTGAAGCAGGATTCGGGCAAATCAACGAAAATCTGGAGGGATGCCACTGAATGGCTACCCAACTTCAAGAATAGCATGCTGCAAGTTTCTCCGATTGAATTGGATGCTAATTATGACGTGGCTCCTCATTACCAACATATGGTGTCACCAATGGACTTGACCAAAAATTTCCTACTCGATAAGAAAACTCTCACCTTCACTAACAAACAGCTATACACCATTGGAGAACTCTTGTTCAAGCCAGTGATACACGTAAGTAACAATGCAAACGGAGATGTAGAAATGGCAGATGTCAATGACATAGAGAAAAAGCCACATCCGGAGAAATTAATTGGGGTCATTGGATTGATCAGAGCATGCATCCAAAGTTTATTAAATGGTGTCAATGCAATGTCCACCGCAGGCAGTAACACTACAGGGTCCTCCACTACGACGGGTAATGCTTCCTCGGGCAACCAAAGCAACAACAACGAGGATACGAACATCCCAACGCACAGCTACACTTCTGAACAACTACAAAGTCTACTGCTTACGAACATTCTAGTGACAGGAAGTACCTCGAACATTCAGGGTTTAGAGCAAAGAATATTGAATGACGTTTCAGTCTCCCTAAACGATCTAACCACAGTGAGGCCTAAGATCCTTTTCAAACAGACCAAATTAGACAGAAACTTCCAATCATGGCAATCTGCAACAACCTTATGCAGACTACCGTTGCGCGAATCGTTACATGCGTGGGAATCTATCGAATGA
- the AIM24 gene encoding Aim24p (weakly similar to uniprot|P47127 Saccharomyces cerevisiae YJR080C FMP26 The authentic non-tagged protein was localized to the mitochondria) gives MWRRSISILRPSPTTVIPSNVLSGSQLELKPLFDNHAETTREDGSNVTTTQFQLLGDNPTLASIQVSPSIPLYVRHNSIVSIHDSDRLSNVNVSYNKWFTFWPTLSLSRFDKLVGTNTFNCLVSSRKSSDTLSVLQLNGTQDWIVLNPKSVVSFEGNSSLSIQWFHKWLNYFRWISNKVTVLRSYGKLSGRGNVLLNGNGSVYKLELKSEDDQIILQKNRILAFNGLNKLDFKQAVTFEQTSKSLESDSQPETIHNNEDKIAFMKTVNTTLEFLKTRWHTMSNTDFVRVKGPRTVLVQTDAKSSAQTWPTSTLSLKPAKNYLSFAKIDNGSVNFKNTTSLLEKK, from the coding sequence atgtGGAGGCGTTCTATCTCGATTTTAAGGCCGTCACCAACAACAGTGATTCCATCCAATGTGTTGAGCGGATCACAATTAgaattgaaaccattgttTGATAACCATGCTGAAACCACTAGAGAGGATGGATCTAATGTTACTACTACACAATTCCAACTATTGGGGGACAACCCGACATTAGCCTCGATACAAGTTTCACCTTCGATCCCATTATATGTGAGGCACAACTCTATCGTATCGATACACGATTCCGATAGATTATCCAACGTTAATGTTTCTTATAATAAATGGTTCACGTTTTGGCCTACTCTTTCGTTAAGCAGATTTGATAAACTTGTGGGAACCAACACCTTCAACTGTTTGGTATCATCTCGTAAGTCTTCAGATACGCTATCTGTATTACAGTTAAACGGTACACAGGATTGGATAGTATTGAACCCAAAGAGCGTAGTATCTTTTGAAGGGAATTCTTCGCTCTCCATCCAATGGTTCCACAAATGGTTAAACTATTTCAGATGGATATCGAATAAGGTGACGGTTCTCAGGAGCTACGGGAAACTGTCGGGACGTGGTAACGTTTTGTTAAATGGGAATGGATCTGTCTATAAACTAGAGTTAaaatcagaagatgatCAAATTATATTACAAAAGAACAGAATTCTAGCCTTCAATGGTTTGAACAAATTAGATTTTAAGCAGGCTGTCACTTTTGAACAGACCTCAAAATCGCTTGAATCTGATTCACAACCAGAAACGATACACAATAACGAGGACAAAATTGCCTTCATGAAAACTGTTAACACAACCTTAGAGTTTTTGAAGACACGTTGGCACACGATGAGCAATACCGATTTCGTCAGGGTTAAGGGACCAAGAACAGTTCTCGTTCAGACCGATGCCAAATCGTCTGCTCAAACATGGCCCACATCTACACTATCTCTTAAACCAGCAAAAAATTATCTAAGCTTTGccaaaattgataatgGGTCTGTAAACTTCAAGAACACGACATCtcttttggaaaagaagTGA